The Streptomyces sp. NBC_01275 genome has a segment encoding these proteins:
- a CDS encoding SDR family oxidoreductase, whose product MSYPALAARTAVVTGAASGMGAATARLLAAGGARVALFARRTDRLDALAAELTAAGGQALAVTADVTDQASVDAAAKAVHDAYGRVDLVVNNAGVMLPNPLTEGRLDEWTRMIDTNLTGALRVIRAFTPDLTEAAADGSTADLVNVSSIASHVLFPDYAVYGATKAALTQLSAALRTELGPRDVRVSTIEPGLTDTELGGHIDNPELREQLGGMFTAIPALTAEDIADLVAYIVSRRRHVNLRQSIVLPTRQA is encoded by the coding sequence ATGAGCTACCCCGCCCTCGCCGCCCGTACCGCTGTCGTCACCGGAGCGGCCAGCGGCATGGGCGCGGCCACCGCCCGCCTGCTCGCGGCGGGTGGCGCCCGTGTCGCCCTGTTCGCCCGGCGTACCGACCGGCTGGACGCGCTGGCCGCCGAACTCACCGCCGCCGGAGGCCAGGCCCTCGCTGTCACCGCCGACGTCACCGACCAGGCATCCGTCGACGCCGCCGCCAAGGCCGTCCACGATGCCTACGGCCGGGTCGACCTGGTGGTCAACAACGCGGGCGTGATGCTGCCCAATCCCCTCACCGAGGGTCGGCTCGACGAGTGGACCCGCATGATCGACACCAACCTCACCGGCGCCCTGCGCGTCATCCGCGCGTTCACTCCCGACCTCACCGAGGCCGCGGCCGACGGCAGCACCGCCGACCTGGTCAACGTCTCCTCCATCGCCTCCCACGTCCTCTTCCCCGACTACGCCGTGTACGGGGCCACCAAGGCCGCCCTCACCCAGCTGTCCGCCGCACTGCGCACCGAGCTGGGCCCACGCGACGTCCGGGTCAGCACCATCGAGCCGGGCCTGACCGACACCGAACTCGGTGGGCACATCGACAACCCGGAACTGCGCGAGCAGCTCGGCGGGATGTTCACCGCGATCCCCGCCCTCACCGCCGAGGACATCGCCGACCTCGTCGCGTACATCGTCAGCCGTCGCCGGCACGTCAACCTGCGCCAGTCGATCGTCCTGCCGACCCGCCAGGCCTGA
- a CDS encoding helix-turn-helix domain-containing protein, producing MILLRRLLGDVLRRQRQRQGRTLREVSSSARVSLGYLSEVERGQKEASSELLSAICDALDVRMSELMREVSDELALAELAQSAAATPSQPVPTSVRPMLGSVSVTGVPPERVTIKAPAEAVDVVAA from the coding sequence ATGATTCTGCTCCGTCGCCTGCTGGGTGACGTGCTGCGTCGGCAGCGCCAGCGCCAGGGCCGTACTCTGCGCGAAGTCTCCTCGTCCGCCCGAGTCTCACTCGGCTATCTCTCCGAGGTGGAGCGGGGGCAGAAGGAGGCATCCTCCGAGCTGCTCTCCGCCATCTGCGACGCGCTGGACGTACGGATGTCCGAGCTCATGCGGGAAGTGAGCGACGAGCTCGCTCTCGCCGAGCTGGCCCAGTCTGCTGCGGCCACCCCCAGCCAGCCTGTGCCCACATCGGTGCGTCCGATGCTGGGTTCCGTGTCGGTGACCGGTGTGCCACCGGAGCGGGTGACCATCAAGGCGCCCGCCGAGGCGGTGGACGTGGTCGCCGCATAG
- the pgsA gene encoding CDP-diacylglycerol--glycerol-3-phosphate 3-phosphatidyltransferase, whose protein sequence is MTGVPASAAGGSPQAKEAAASMSAADLDDAGRSPRGGKLAAAAVNQASVWNIANLLTMLRLILVPGFVALMLADGGYDPAWRSLAWAAFAVAMITDLFDGHLARTYDLVTDFGKIADPIADKAIMGAALICLSALGDLPWWVTIVILGRELGITLMRFLVIRYGVIPASRGGKLKTLTQGVAVGMYVLALTGWLATLRFWVMAAAVVLTVVTGLDYVRQAIVLRRQGIAEREAASQETRA, encoded by the coding sequence ATGACGGGTGTTCCGGCATCGGCCGCGGGCGGCTCCCCGCAGGCGAAGGAAGCGGCGGCGAGCATGTCGGCCGCCGACCTCGACGACGCCGGCAGGTCCCCGCGTGGCGGGAAGCTGGCGGCCGCCGCCGTCAACCAGGCCAGCGTCTGGAACATCGCCAATCTGCTGACGATGCTCCGGCTGATCCTGGTGCCCGGCTTCGTCGCGCTGATGCTGGCCGACGGCGGCTACGACCCGGCGTGGCGCTCGCTCGCCTGGGCCGCCTTCGCCGTCGCCATGATCACCGATCTGTTCGACGGGCATCTGGCCCGGACGTACGACCTCGTCACCGACTTCGGGAAGATCGCCGACCCCATCGCCGACAAGGCGATCATGGGAGCGGCGCTGATCTGCCTCTCCGCGCTCGGCGACCTGCCGTGGTGGGTGACGATCGTGATCCTCGGCCGGGAGCTCGGGATCACCCTGATGCGTTTCCTGGTCATCCGGTACGGCGTCATTCCCGCGTCGCGCGGCGGCAAGCTCAAGACGCTCACCCAGGGTGTGGCCGTCGGGATGTACGTCCTGGCGCTCACGGGGTGGCTGGCCACCCTGAGGTTCTGGGTGATGGCCGCGGCGGTCGTCCTGACCGTGGTGACCGGGCTCGACTATGTGAGACAGGCCATTGTGCTGCGTCGGCAGGGGATCGCCGAGCGCGAGGCCGCTTCGCAGGAGACACGGGCGTGA
- a CDS encoding recombinase family protein translates to MSKIEKWRRATGSAPDHAHKTVSESRCAQELEEHPFLYDLAGAAPPQDNETADLLAPVPAVRTGSLVGYARVSTKGQLLDRQIHALTEARCIRIFSDKKSDKKSGKNAEREELWKALDYLREGDTLVVPSLDRLGRSIQDLIAIVSGLRKRGIGFTSLHEALDTTTPGGRLVFHVFAALAEFIRELIVQGTNEGLDAARARGARLGRPPAMTEEQVRHARDLLARPENTVTSIAKLLGVSRNTIYNYVPELKGVASHSLRRRACPNCPNPPGQRTDHRRLRLVTAFLPAPRFAGQGGGCVGGGVGDASAWGRGMRRGGVRG, encoded by the coding sequence ATGAGCAAGATCGAGAAGTGGCGGCGCGCGACCGGATCGGCACCGGATCATGCCCATAAAACGGTGTCAGAAAGTCGATGTGCTCAAGAACTTGAGGAGCACCCTTTTCTGTACGATCTGGCAGGTGCAGCCCCCCCCCAGGACAACGAGACCGCCGATCTCCTCGCCCCCGTTCCGGCCGTACGGACCGGCAGCCTCGTGGGATACGCACGCGTGTCCACCAAAGGCCAGTTGCTCGACCGGCAGATCCACGCACTCACCGAAGCAAGGTGCATCCGGATCTTCTCCGACAAGAAGTCCGACAAGAAGTCCGGCAAGAACGCCGAACGCGAGGAGCTGTGGAAGGCCCTCGACTACCTGCGCGAGGGCGACACCCTCGTCGTCCCGTCGCTGGACCGGCTCGGCCGCTCCATCCAGGACCTCATCGCGATCGTGTCCGGCCTGCGCAAGCGCGGCATCGGGTTCACCTCGCTACACGAGGCGCTCGACACGACCACGCCCGGCGGGCGCCTGGTCTTCCACGTGTTCGCGGCCCTGGCGGAGTTCATCCGCGAACTTATCGTGCAGGGCACCAACGAGGGCCTGGACGCCGCCCGCGCCCGCGGCGCCCGACTCGGCCGCCCGCCGGCGATGACCGAGGAGCAGGTACGTCACGCCCGCGACCTACTCGCCCGCCCGGAGAACACCGTCACCTCGATCGCCAAGCTCCTCGGCGTCTCCCGCAACACCATCTACAACTACGTGCCCGAACTCAAGGGGGTCGCCTCGCACTCGCTGAGGCGACGAGCATGCCCGAACTGCCCCAACCCACCAGGTCAGAGGACTGATCACCGCCGTTTGCGGCTGGTGACAGCGTTCTTACCGGCACCCCGTTTTGCGGGGCAGGGCGGAGGGTGCGTCGGGGGTGGGGTGGGGGATGCGTCGGCGTGGGGCCGGGGGATGCGTCGAGGGGGAGTTCGGGGGTGA
- a CDS encoding helix-turn-helix transcriptional regulator has product MSTATSLSDFLRTRRARLHPQDVALPDFGGTRRVTGLRREEVAQLAGVSVDYYTRMEQGRVANPSDTVLDALARALRLNDDESRHLHQLAQPRQTARPARRHQVSRQHVRPMLQRLLDELKDMPAMVMGRHTDILAWNPAAAALFGDYAAVDPAERNIARITFLDPASRDLYADWSSCARENVAYLHLEAGRNHPSDPRLAHLIGELSLKSEDFRRWWAEHPVQDKTSGIKRFHHPLVGDLELTYETLRAADDPDQALITYAAQPDTSSHDALHMLLAWTAPTATGAHQPTD; this is encoded by the coding sequence ATGAGCACCGCAACCAGCCTGAGCGACTTCCTCCGGACCCGCCGCGCCCGCCTTCACCCGCAGGATGTGGCCCTGCCGGACTTCGGCGGCACGCGCCGGGTCACCGGCCTGCGCCGCGAGGAGGTCGCCCAGCTCGCAGGGGTCAGCGTCGACTACTACACCCGGATGGAACAGGGCCGCGTGGCCAACCCCTCGGACACCGTGCTCGACGCCCTCGCCCGCGCACTGCGGCTGAACGACGACGAGAGCCGGCACCTGCACCAGCTGGCCCAACCGCGGCAGACCGCCCGTCCGGCGCGCAGGCACCAGGTCAGCCGGCAGCACGTACGGCCGATGCTCCAGCGGCTGCTGGACGAGCTGAAGGACATGCCGGCCATGGTGATGGGCCGGCACACGGACATCCTGGCCTGGAACCCGGCAGCGGCCGCCCTCTTCGGCGACTACGCCGCCGTGGACCCGGCCGAGCGCAACATCGCCCGGATCACCTTCCTCGACCCGGCGTCCCGAGACCTGTACGCGGACTGGTCTTCCTGCGCCCGCGAGAACGTGGCCTACCTCCACCTGGAGGCTGGACGGAACCACCCCAGCGACCCGCGACTGGCACACCTGATCGGGGAGCTGTCGTTGAAGAGCGAGGACTTCCGCCGCTGGTGGGCAGAACACCCGGTCCAGGACAAGACCTCGGGCATCAAGCGGTTCCACCACCCGTTGGTCGGCGACCTGGAACTGACCTACGAGACCCTGCGCGCTGCCGACGACCCCGACCAGGCACTGATCACGTATGCGGCCCAGCCGGACACCTCGTCCCACGACGCCCTTCACATGCTGCTTGCGTGGACCGCCCCCACAGCCACTGGTGCTCATCAACCGACCGATTGA
- a CDS encoding Dps family protein: protein MPVVKSPLSDSDLKTVSEALQGALVDLVDLSLVSKQVHWNVVGPRFRSVHLQLDEVVDVARTHSDTVAERASALGVSPDGRAATVAAGSGIAAVSDGWVKDSDAVGTLVAALGAVITRMRERVSATGEADPVSQDIFIGITADLEKHHWMFQAENV from the coding sequence ATGCCCGTCGTGAAGAGTCCGCTCTCGGACTCCGACCTGAAGACCGTCTCCGAGGCGTTGCAGGGCGCGCTCGTCGACCTGGTCGACCTGTCGCTCGTCTCCAAACAGGTCCACTGGAACGTCGTAGGGCCCCGATTCCGGTCCGTCCACCTCCAGCTCGACGAGGTCGTGGACGTCGCCCGCACCCACTCCGACACCGTGGCGGAGCGCGCCTCGGCGCTGGGCGTCTCACCGGACGGGCGGGCGGCCACGGTGGCGGCCGGCAGCGGGATCGCCGCGGTGAGCGACGGGTGGGTCAAGGACTCCGACGCGGTGGGGACGCTGGTGGCGGCGCTGGGCGCGGTGATCACCCGGATGCGGGAACGCGTGTCGGCCACGGGGGAGGCGGATCCGGTCAGCCAGGACATCTTCATCGGCATCACCGCGGATCTGGAGAAGCATCACTGGATGTTCCAGGCGGAGAACGTGTGA
- a CDS encoding SDR family NAD(P)-dependent oxidoreductase yields MAVKAYDLTGRTAFVTGAASGIGRACAVLLAQAGATVHGADRDEQGLHGTAALIEKQGGTVRTHRLDVTDRAQIRQAVDSCERLDVMAAVAGIMHSSPVLETRDEDLDRVLAVNFKGVLYACQEAARVMLARDAGGSIVTMASGAVDTGGPGLLCYGVAKAAVVQLTKTLATEVGRHGIRVNAVAPGWIRTPMTDRRDPGAQAHTEALMARMSPLGRVGEPEDIAHAVLHLASDASAFTTGQILRPNGGVAMPW; encoded by the coding sequence ATGGCCGTGAAGGCGTACGACCTCACCGGACGCACCGCATTCGTCACCGGCGCGGCGAGCGGAATCGGGCGCGCCTGCGCCGTACTGCTCGCCCAGGCCGGCGCCACCGTGCACGGCGCGGACCGCGACGAGCAGGGTCTGCACGGGACGGCGGCGCTGATCGAGAAGCAGGGCGGCACCGTCCGCACCCACCGTCTCGACGTCACCGACCGCGCCCAGATCCGACAGGCCGTCGACTCCTGTGAACGGCTGGACGTGATGGCCGCCGTCGCCGGGATCATGCACAGCAGCCCGGTTCTGGAGACACGGGACGAGGACCTCGACCGGGTCCTGGCCGTCAACTTCAAGGGCGTGCTGTACGCCTGCCAGGAGGCCGCCCGCGTGATGCTCGCGCGCGACGCCGGCGGCAGCATCGTCACCATGGCCTCGGGCGCCGTCGACACCGGCGGCCCCGGCCTGCTCTGCTACGGAGTCGCCAAGGCTGCCGTGGTCCAGCTGACGAAGACCCTGGCGACCGAGGTCGGCCGCCACGGCATCCGCGTCAACGCCGTCGCCCCGGGCTGGATCCGCACCCCCATGACCGATCGCCGCGACCCCGGCGCACAGGCGCACACCGAGGCGCTCATGGCCCGTATGTCACCCCTGGGCCGGGTCGGCGAACCGGAGGACATCGCCCACGCGGTGCTCCACCTGGCCTCGGACGCGTCGGCCTTCACGACGGGCCAGATCCTCCGCCCGAACGGCGGGGTCGCGATGCCTTGGTAG
- a CDS encoding Fpg/Nei family DNA glycosylase encodes MPEGDTVWQAARRLHDALAGKVLTRSDLRVPKYATADLTGRTVLDVTARGKHLLTRVEGGLTLHSHLRMDGSWKVYAQGERWTGGPAHQIRAILGTDDRTAVGYRLPVLDLLRTADEQRAVGHLGPDLLGPDWDPDQALANLLSDPARPLGEALLDQRNLAGIGNVYKSELCFLLGATPWLPVGALPADRAAKLPALARRLLEANRDRPVRSTTGRRGQDLFVYGRAPRPCLRCGTSVRAADQGDGSRERPTYWCPTCQTGPTPPPGSPPTHRIRPHPTN; translated from the coding sequence ATGCCCGAAGGTGACACGGTCTGGCAGGCCGCGAGGCGACTGCACGACGCCCTCGCCGGCAAGGTCCTGACCCGATCCGACCTCCGGGTGCCGAAGTACGCGACCGCCGACCTCACCGGCCGTACCGTCCTGGACGTGACCGCGCGCGGCAAGCACCTCCTCACCCGCGTCGAGGGCGGCCTGACGCTCCACTCGCATCTGCGGATGGACGGCTCCTGGAAGGTGTACGCCCAGGGCGAGCGCTGGACCGGCGGCCCGGCGCACCAGATCCGCGCGATCCTCGGCACCGACGACCGCACAGCCGTCGGCTACCGCCTCCCCGTCCTCGACCTCCTGCGCACCGCCGACGAACAACGCGCCGTCGGCCACCTCGGCCCCGACCTGCTCGGCCCCGACTGGGACCCCGACCAGGCCCTGGCCAACCTCCTCTCCGACCCCGCCCGCCCCCTCGGCGAGGCTCTCCTGGACCAGCGCAACCTCGCCGGTATCGGCAACGTCTACAAGAGCGAGCTCTGCTTCCTCCTCGGCGCCACCCCCTGGCTCCCCGTCGGCGCGCTCCCCGCCGACCGAGCCGCCAAGCTGCCCGCGCTCGCCCGAAGGCTTTTGGAAGCCAACCGCGACCGCCCCGTCCGCAGCACCACGGGCCGCCGCGGCCAGGACCTCTTCGTCTACGGCCGTGCACCCCGCCCCTGTCTGCGCTGCGGCACGTCCGTCCGCGCCGCAGACCAGGGCGACGGCTCCCGCGAACGCCCCACCTACTGGTGCCCCACCTGCCAGACGGGCCCCACCCCGCCCCCGGGCTCCCCGCCGACGCACCGCATCCGCCCCCACCCCACCAATTGA
- a CDS encoding CinA family protein: MNSPAADVVRLLTVKGETLAVAESLTGGLAAAEITSVPGASKVFRGSVTAYATGLKHELLGVDAGLLAARGAVDAQVAAQMAAGVRKTLGADWGVATTGVAGPDTQDGHPVGTVFVAVDGPFGPDSGSAGGGKVEALRLNGDRAEIRRESVRSVLALLLKELAGEQTGNERAQDTEQNGGF; this comes from the coding sequence GTGAATTCCCCGGCCGCCGACGTGGTGCGACTACTCACGGTGAAGGGCGAGACGCTCGCTGTGGCCGAGTCGCTGACCGGCGGCCTGGCCGCGGCGGAGATCACATCGGTCCCCGGGGCGTCCAAGGTCTTCCGGGGCTCGGTCACCGCCTACGCCACCGGGCTCAAGCACGAGCTGCTCGGCGTCGACGCCGGCCTGCTGGCCGCGCGCGGGGCCGTGGACGCGCAGGTCGCGGCCCAGATGGCGGCGGGAGTACGCAAGACGCTGGGCGCCGACTGGGGCGTCGCGACCACCGGCGTCGCCGGCCCCGACACCCAGGACGGGCACCCCGTCGGGACGGTCTTCGTGGCCGTCGACGGGCCGTTCGGGCCGGATTCCGGTTCCGCCGGCGGCGGAAAAGTGGAGGCCCTGCGGTTGAACGGCGACCGTGCGGAAATTCGTAGAGAGAGTGTACGGAGCGTACTCGCACTGCTCCTGAAGGAGCTTGCGGGCGAACAGACCGGGAATGAGCGGGCACAGGATACGGAACAGAACGGGGGGTTTTGA